The stretch of DNA GGGGGTGATGAACCTCACCTGGCTCCTCACCGATCAGGCCGGGCGCGACTGGGTGCTGACGCTGGGCTGGAACAACCCTGCGGCGGTGGTGGACGAGGGCAAGCTGGAGGGCATCGCCCAGCGCATCCTGCTGCTGCCTCGCTGATTTGGGAGTGCCCCTCCCCCTTGCGCCGCGGGGAGAGCGCCCTTATCGCAGGCGACCGAAATTCAGTCTCACAAGGAAACCCGAATGGCCGACCAGCAGCAGCGTTTCGAAGGCACCAAGTCCTATATCGCGACCGAAGACCTCAAGGTTGCGGTCAATGCCGCCGTGACGCTGCGCCGCCCGCTGCTGGTCAAGGGCGAACCCGGCACCGGCAAGACCGTGCTGGCGCATGAAATCTCCAAGGCCTTGGGTGCGCCGCTGATCGAGTGGAACATCAAATCGACCACCAAGGCACATCAGGGCCTTTACGAGTATGACGCCGTGGCGCGCCTGCGTGACGGGCAGCTCGGCGAAGAGCGCGTCCATGACATCCGCAACTACATCAAGAAGGGCAAGCTGTGGGAGGCCTTCACCTCGCCGCAGCTACCCGTGCTGCTGATCGACGAGATCGACAAGGCCGACATCGAGTTTCCCAACGACCTGCTGCAGGAGCTCGATCGCATGAGCTTCGACGTTTACGAGACTCAGGAGCGGATCGAGGCGAAGGAACGCCCGATCGTCGTCATCACCTCGAACAACGAGAAGGAGCTGCCCGACGCCTTCCTGCGCCGCTGCTTCTTCCACTACATCAAGTTCCCCGATCGCGAGACGATGCAGGACATCATAGACGTCCACTTCCCCGGTATCCAGAAGACGCTGGTGAAGAAGGCGATGGATATCTTCTATGACCTGCGCGAAGTGCCGGGCCTCAAGAAGAAGCCCTCGACCTCCGAGCTGCTCGACTGGCTGAAGCTGCTGCTCAACGAGGACATGCCGCTGGATGTTCTCCAGAACAGCAATCCGGCGAGCGCGATTCCGCCGCTGCACGGCGCGCTGCTGAAGAACGAGCAGGACATCATGCTGTTCGAACGCCTCGCCTTCATGGCGCGGCGCAATCCGAGCTAAAGCGGGCCCACGCTGTCCGACGGCTTGCTGCCTGATGAACCCGCGATGGTGCTGGACCTTGGCGGGAGGGTGAACGACGGCATCGTGCTGGCGCTGACGCTGCTGATGGGCGGATTCCTGATGCTGAGCGGGCCGGCTGCCTATTGGGACTGGTCTTGGGTGAAGCAGCACGACATGAGCCGCGAAATTGTCGGCACGGTGCTGTGCACCGCGATGGGGTTGGTGTTCTTGTGGAT from Porphyrobacter sp. YT40 encodes:
- a CDS encoding MoxR family ATPase; the protein is MADQQQRFEGTKSYIATEDLKVAVNAAVTLRRPLLVKGEPGTGKTVLAHEISKALGAPLIEWNIKSTTKAHQGLYEYDAVARLRDGQLGEERVHDIRNYIKKGKLWEAFTSPQLPVLLIDEIDKADIEFPNDLLQELDRMSFDVYETQERIEAKERPIVVITSNNEKELPDAFLRRCFFHYIKFPDRETMQDIIDVHFPGIQKTLVKKAMDIFYDLREVPGLKKKPSTSELLDWLKLLLNEDMPLDVLQNSNPASAIPPLHGALLKNEQDIMLFERLAFMARRNPS